The Chitinophaga sp. H8 region TATTGCCGGATGGCTCCCGGGCTACTTTACGCAGGAATACCGTGATCCGCTATGATACTGCTTTTGACAGAGGTAATCGTGCCCTGCATTTACAGGGGGAAGCAGTATTTGATGTTGTAAAGCGGGCTGCATTGCCCTTTACGGTATACAGCGGGCAGGTAAGTACTACCGCTTTGGGTACAGTGTTTATGGTGAGTGCCTGGAAGCATACACATCAGGTAAAGGTGCGGCTGATGAGCGGAAAGGTAGTGGTAAAAACAAACGGGCAGCGGAGTACCTATCTGCGGCCGGGTCAGGAGCTGGCCTGGAATGAGGAACAGCAGGATATGAACGTATATGTATATGGACAAAAACCAAAGCTGCCTGTTGTAAAAGCAACAGTGGCCGGCACTACAGTACATATTACAGATGGGCATATAGAATTTGTGAAATGTCCGGTAGAAGAGGTATTCAGTGTGCTGCGGAAAGAATACGGGATCACTATTACAGCCAACGCTGCGGACCTGAAAGGTTGTTTCTTTAGTGGAGCACTTTCCGGCCCGGGCGAAGTAAATGATATCATCGAAACCATTGCAACATTAAATCAGTTAGCGGTTATGCAGGATGAAACCGGCTATCATATAAGTAAGTAATCCAATTTTTACAGGCACCAACGGACAACAGTTATTCATGCAAAGGTGAATAGCATGGCAATGCTTTGTCGCAAAACAAACGTTATGATTAGATTTTCAAAACAGCTGCTGAGTCGCTGTAGCTGGCTTTTTGCCGCCTTATGGCTACTGTCGCTAACGGCCAATGCACAAAACACCGGAGGAACGATTACTGGTGTAGTGAAAAATGAGAAGGGCGAAACCTTACCGGGGGTAACGGTGGGTATTATTAATGCAGATTCTACTTTTCGTAAAGGACAGGTAACAGACGGTCAGGGCGTTTTCCTGATCACTGATATTCCGGCAGGTGGTCCTTACACTATTTCCTTTACCTCTATTGGGTATAATAAACACCAATTGAAAGATTACCGCCTGGCAGCAGGTGAAAAAGTATCCCTCCTGATCAGACTGAAAGAATCTGCTACAGAACTGAACCAGCTGGTGGTGATTGGTTATGGTACACAAAAGAAAAGTAATGTGTCTACCTCTATTGCTACAGTAGGAAGTGAATTTATTGGTAAACAATCGATCCTGCGGGTAGAACAGGCTTTACAGGGTAGCGCGCCTGGCGTACTCGTATTGAGCCCTTCCGGACAGCCAGGTGAAAAGCCGATGATCCGTATCCGTGGTACTGGTACCAATAAAAACCCGGACCCGTTATACATCGTAGATGGATTTCCGGTGAATGATATTGAATATCTCAATCCGAATGATATTGAACGGATGGATGTACTGAAAGATGCGGCTTCTGCGGCTATTTATGGTGCCAGAGGTGCTAACGGTGTGGTATTGATCACTACTAAAAGCGGTAAAAAAGGCCCTGCAAGAATCAGCTACGATGGATATTATGGTATACAGAATGCCTGGCGCAAAGTACCCGTATTGAATGGTACGGAATATGCAGAGATGATGAATGAAGGTGCGAGAAATGCCAATCAGGCCGAACCTTTTACCAACCCGTCACAGTATGGCAAAGGCACCAACTGGCAGGATGCTACTTTTCAGAAAAATGCGCCTATCACCAGTCATAATGTTGCAGTAAGCGGTGGTAATGAAAACTCCACCTACTTTACATCCTTCTCTTATTTTGGACAACAGGGTATCGTGGGTGGCGACAGATCACAGTTTGAACGTTATACCATCCGCCTGAACGGGGACCAGAAAGTAAAGGATTTCTTACGTATAGGCGTAAGTTTAAGTTACATGAACACTTCCAGCAGGGGGATCAACAGTAATGCCGACTATGGTGGCGTACTGAATAACAGTATCAACCTGGACCCGCTTACACCGGTATATGAAACCGATCCTGATAAATTAAATAACCCGGTGCTGTACCCTGCT contains the following coding sequences:
- a CDS encoding FecR family protein, encoding MPILKEQIARYLAGNCQEEEHQRIAAHLQQHPEELEQFLDEQGWGAEMTIPEEQSLRMLAGIQRKTGKIRKGIIWTSVAAAAIAGALALGWYTYEREVPPAALPVAQVPVIQQRPAFNEVGVFQQADSVVLLPDGSRATLRRNTVIRYDTAFDRGNRALHLQGEAVFDVVKRAALPFTVYSGQVSTTALGTVFMVSAWKHTHQVKVRLMSGKVVVKTNGQRSTYLRPGQELAWNEEQQDMNVYVYGQKPKLPVVKATVAGTTVHITDGHIEFVKCPVEEVFSVLRKEYGITITANAADLKGCFFSGALSGPGEVNDIIETIATLNQLAVMQDETGYHISK